Proteins encoded in a region of the Trypanosoma brucei gambiense DAL972 chromosome 4, complete sequence genome:
- a CDS encoding rRNA methyltransferase, putative, with product MYRCRSAYKLLELDDKFSLFGGCSRTVVDLAAAPGGFSEVALQRMTAAEDVTSRPPVKPLVIAFDTRPMKAARDLHVVQCNINDHKRVIASVEEFIQRRGVGDGADRQVDVVLHDGVSVAKSHSAFSVTYAQNQMAVGALRLACALFLLSSQPAGTRQPPRAEDGLASSSKAEPQGPTFVTKAMRSAHFNQVLSAMKAYFRHVSVHRPAECNAASSETYVVARGFMSHARNRRNPLFLNQRQRLLSLPPFSEDVLPGRQIVWRCWGCHMYCMGAAPCINCSRVD from the coding sequence atgTACAGGTGCCGTTCCGCTTACAAACTGCTGGAACTCGACGACAAGTTCTCCCTCTTCGGCGGGTGTTCCCGCACAGTTGTGGACCTCGCCGCTGCACCGGGAGGGTTTTCGGAAGTGGCACTGCAGCGCATGACAGCTGCGGAGGATGTGACGTCACGACCTCCCGTAAAACCACTTGTTATCGCGTTTGATACTCGCCCGATGAAGGCGGCACGGGACTTACACGTGGTGCAGTGCAACATTAACGATCATAAACGTGTTATCGCCAGTGTGGAAGAGTTCATTCAGCGGCGAGGAGTCGGTGACGGTGCAGACAGGCAGGTGGACGTTGTTCTGCATGACGGAGTGTCAGTCGCTAAGTCACACTCTGCCTTCTCTGTTACGTACGCTCAGAACCAAATGGCAGTAGGGGCGTTGCGGCTAGCGTGTGCGCTATTTCTTTTATCCTCACAGCCCGCCGGTACCCGTCAGCCTCCTCGCGCAGAGGATGGCTTAGCATCTTCTTCCAAAGCAGAACCGCAGGGACCAACGTTTGTAACCAAGGCAATGCGGTCAGCCCATTTTAACCAGGTGCTTAGCGCCATGAAAGCATACTTCCGCCATGTTTCTGTCCACAGGCCAGCAGAGTGCAACGCTGCTAGCAGTGAAACGTATGTTGTGGCACGCGGTTTCATGAGTCACGCTAGGAACCGGCGGAACCCACTATTTTTGAATCAGCGACAACGTTTGCTGAGCCTACCACCCTTTTCGGAAGACGTGCTACCGGGGCGGCAGATTGTGTGGCGTTGTTGGGGGTGCCACATGTACTGCATGGGTGCTGCGCCTTGCATTAACTGCAGTCGCGTGGACTAG
- a CDS encoding ATP-dependent zinc metallopeptidase, putative: MRRYLLASLPMAHRPRYPSHTGLVISMSHVSFEPKQQSKLQVLTAYSVARDSSPQFGRSSPFNHLRQLVTAFGTSMAVKQLSRGKILSAKPSDGGNNTAGEQNGRDKKEEESPIFPNSSSEDDNTEELIVARSVLFVLVMLGTSYVLYKLSQPLGKQTGWASLLKNAEIVKSIKLYHNYAQVYLSEGKVYLGLVDDQHTQEKLEKLNKAYNDAVTTRIKEPRPQGNGETVTTKSEGIEVSLQGTPLGEQALVVLGVFAWVVPFVFFPVFVMVLSNSIGKSLALTLEAGKKTHKSKEMVFRVELSSSTRFKHIAGLKEAKKEVTEVVDFLRHPERYTSLGAKVPTGALLLGPPGTGKTLLAKAVAGESGVGFIPVCGSDFVELYVGMGALRVRQLFEVAKKQRCIVYIDEIDAIGLKRTGAGIGEKQEQEHTLNELLTQLDGFSSSRRGDVMILASSNVSQEQLDPALVRPGRFDRIIHVDMPVISERIDIFKVHLSALTLVKESNKGAKGAEVEQQTEEASTESSESKKSDAKANAKSDYEGKMESGTVPSSENKSPTADEAKGFNSCEVSTANATTSSLVVSKLQEEMEAEQELLEQEKLTGDPSYDFRTLLANKSERERALINSYAERMSSLCPGFTGADIANVCNEAAILAARENNSNVDITHLERSIDRVLAGIEHRSRVLSPFERQVVAHHEAGHAVAGWFLNRADPLMKVSIVPRGGSALGYAQYLPNENNVRTAAEIRDSISVTLGGRVAEKIFFNHLSTGASDDLNKVARMAYMFVSSFAPRPVYPAPGTAGTRIVKPFGPKVSNHIDVEAKKLVDEIYEQTYSLLLSKKEEMETLAKHLLENEVLTFDDVVRYLGTRKARETDRKKGV; encoded by the coding sequence ATGCGCCGCTACTTGCTCGCCTCATTGCCAATGGCCCACAGGCCGCGCTACCCGTCCCACACTGGTCTCGTTATTTCAATGAGTCATGTTAGTTTTGAGCCAAAGCAGCAAAGCAAACTGCAGGTATTGACTGCTTATTCGGTTGCACGTGACTCGTCTCCCCAATTTGGCAGAAGTTCGCCATTCAACCATTTGCGGCAATTAGTCACAGCGTTTGGCACATCGATGGCGGTGAAGCAGTTGTCTCGTGGTAAAATTCTCTCTGCGAAACCCTCTGATGGGGGAAATAACACGGCTGGTGAGCAGAATGGTAGggacaaaaaggaagaggaaagccCCATATTCCCGAATTCATCTTCAGAAGATGACAACACCGAGGAGTTGATAGTTGCACGCTCTGTGCTCTTCGTATTGGTGATGCTTGGAACTTCCTACGTATTGTACAAGCTTTCTCAGCCCTTGGGTAAACAAACTGGATGGGCATCGCTATTAAAGAATGCTGAGATCGTAAAGAGCATTAAGTTATACCACAACTACGCGCAGGTGTATCTCAGTGAAGGAAAGGTTTACCTCGGACTGGTAGACGACCAGCACACCCAAGAAAAGCTGGAAAAACTGAATAAGGCGTATAACGATGCAGTAACGACGAGAATAAAAGAGCCGCGGCCGCAAGGGAATGGGGAGACGGTAACAACGAAATCGGAGGGAATCGAGGTATCGCTGCAGGGAACGCCACTGGGAGAGCAAGCGCTGGTAGTGTTGGGTGTTTTCGCGTGGGTTGTGCCGTTCGTGTTCTTCCCTGTGTTTGTGATGGTTCTCTCCAATTCCATTGGTAAGTCACTCGCGCTGACGTTGGAGGCTGGTAAAAAGACACACAAATCAAAGGAAATGGTGTTTCGTGTGGAACTCTCATCCAGCACACGCTTCAAGCACATTGCCGGCTTAAAGGAAGCCAAAAAGGAGGTGACTGAGGTGGTAGATTTCCTCCGCCACCCCGAGCGCTATACGTCATTGGGGGCAAAAGTGCCAACTGGGGCACTTCTTCTGGGGCCGCCAGGTACGGGTAAAACACTCCTGGCGAAAGCTGTGGCAGGTGAAAGTGGAGTGGGCTTCATCCCGGTTTGCGGTTCGGACTTCGTGGAGTTGTATGTGGGGATGGGCGCATTGCGTGTTAGGCAGTTGTTTGAGGTTGCGAAGAAGCAGCGTTGCATCGTTTATATTGACGAGATTGATGCCATTGGGCTGAAACGAACGGGTGCTGGTATCGGCGAAAAGCAGGAGCAAGAACATACACTTAATGAACTCCTAACACAATTGGATGGATTCAGTAGCAGCCGTCGTGGAGACGTTATGATATTGGCATCTAGTAACGTATCGCAGGAGCAGCTGGATCCGGCGCTTGTACGTCCTGGAAGGTTTGACCGTATTATTCACGTAGACATGCCCGTCATATCGGAGAGAATTGATATATTTAAGGTCCACCTCAGTGCGTTGACATtggtgaaggaaagcaaCAAGGGTGCTAAGGGTGCAGAGGTGGAACAGCAAACAGAAGAAGCGTCCACCGAATCTTCCGAGTCCAAGAAGTCTGACGCTAAGGCCAACGCCAAGAGTGACTATGAAGGGAAAATGGAGTCGGGGACGGTTCCTTCTTCGGAAAATAAATCACCTACCGCTGATGAGGCTAAAGGTTTCAACAGCTGTGAAGTAAGTACAGCAAACGCAACCACATCCTCACTTGTTGTTAGTAAACTAcaagaagagatggaagcTGAACAAGAGCTGCTAGAACAGGAGAAACTGACAGGGGACCCCTCCTACGATTTCCGGACGCTTCTCGCAAATAAGAGCGAACGCGAGCGTGCCCTCATTAATTCCTATGCTGAACGCATGAGCAGTCTCTGTCCAGGTTTCACTGGAGCCGACATTGCCAACGTGTGCAATGAAGCCGCTATACTTGCAGCACGAGAAAACAATTCAAATGTTGACATTACCCATTTGGAACGTTCCATTGACCGAGTATTGGCAGGTATTGAGCACCGCAGCCGTGTGCTGTCGCCATTTGAGCGGCAGGTTGTCGCTCACCACGAAGCAGGTCATGCCGTTGCCGGTTGGTTCCTCAACCGCGCTGATCCACTCATGAAAGTTTCCATCGTACCTCGCGGCGGTTCAGCGCTTGGTTACGCTCAATACCTACCGAATGAAAACAATGTGCGGACCGCAGCTGAGATTCGGGACTCCATCAGCGTAACGTTGGGCGGACGCGTGGCGGAGAAGATTTTTTTCAACCATCTTTCCACAGGTGCATCCGATGATCTCAACAAGGTGGCACGAATGGCGTACATGTTTGTTAGTTCATTCGCACCACGGCCTGTGTACCCCGCTCCAGGTACTGCGGGGACGCGCATTGTGAAGCCGTTCGGGCCCAAAGTGTCAAACCATATCGATGTGGAGGCAAAGAAGCTGGTCGATGAAATATATGAGCAGACATATAGTCTGTTGTTAtcgaaaaaggaggagatggaAACGCTTGCCAAACACTTGTTGGAAAACGAGGTGTTAACCTTCGATGACGTGGTGAGGTATCTTGGCACACGCAAGGCGAGGGAAACAGACCGTAAGAAGGGCGTGTGA